In Candidatus Nitrosarchaeum limnium SFB1, the following proteins share a genomic window:
- a CDS encoding hypothetical protein (hypothetical protein Nmar_1757), protein MNAQVISSEPKEISLSITETDIGILYIIQHELLKESNIDFAGVIVKHPLTNECWMKINSNSKPMQEIKKATDSALKMANDFKQLFNSKIKVN, encoded by the coding sequence ATGAATGCTCAAGTAATCAGTTCAGAACCTAAGGAAATTAGCCTTTCTATTACAGAAACTGATATAGGAATTTTATACATAATTCAACATGAGCTTCTAAAGGAATCAAACATCGATTTTGCAGGCGTAATTGTCAAACATCCTCTTACCAATGAATGCTGGATGAAAATCAACTCAAATTCTAAACCAATGCAAGAAATCAAAAAAGCAACAGATTCAGCACTAAAAATGGCTAATGATTTTAAACAATTATTTAATTCTAAAATTAAGGTAAATTAG
- a CDS encoding hypothetical protein (hypothetical protein Nmar_1758) produces MGESMISDISIAKTKDEYALNDTIEVNVSFKVEGELRDSFNEANWTKAYNNNDVSFKMKYGIKLISGGFRKKEVGKTIDTYRKASIFWTRNPKLVNPHKDRRIWVQVAKNFEPFIRLSEEEVRQELFDFNEKIVFKGSDLGKGKHKIGAEVFASWQKHDYTEPGNIKNNSKEIEITIN; encoded by the coding sequence ATGGGAGAAAGTATGATTTCAGACATAAGTATAGCAAAAACTAAGGATGAATACGCATTAAATGACACTATTGAAGTCAATGTCAGTTTTAAAGTCGAGGGTGAACTTAGAGATTCCTTCAATGAGGCAAATTGGACCAAAGCTTACAACAATAATGATGTATCATTCAAAATGAAGTATGGTATAAAGTTGATTTCTGGGGGATTTAGGAAAAAAGAGGTTGGTAAAACAATAGATACATACAGAAAAGCATCTATTTTTTGGACAAGAAATCCTAAATTGGTAAATCCCCATAAGGATAGAAGAATTTGGGTTCAAGTAGCCAAAAATTTTGAGCCATTTATCCGATTATCTGAAGAAGAGGTAAGACAGGAATTATTTGATTTTAATGAAAAAATTGTTTTCAAGGGATCAGATTTAGGAAAAGGCAAACACAAGATTGGGGCCGAAGTCTTTGCTTCTTGGCAAAAGCATGATTATACAGAGCCAGGAAATATTAAAAATAACTCTAAAGAAATTGAGATCACGATCAATTAG
- a CDS encoding hypothetical protein (hypothetical protein CENSYa_1299) has translation MAKYDGLLGQPILEVEEPDKEGGITFIFKDNRFLFIKVVDGKLDAVSIPE, from the coding sequence ATGGCAAAATACGACGGTCTATTGGGACAACCAATTCTTGAAGTAGAAGAACCTGATAAAGAAGGAGGTATTACTTTCATCTTTAAAGATAACAGATTTTTGTTCATTAAAGTTGTGGATGGAAAGTTAGATGCCGTATCAATCCCAGAGTGA
- a CDS encoding hypothetical protein (hypothetical protein Nmar_1759) produces the protein MPYQSQSEKNMDKFEQIKMIELVKVEDPDSDGGITLVFQENKTLKIKIVDGKLVSEFI, from the coding sequence ATGCCGTATCAATCCCAGAGTGAGAAAAATATGGACAAATTTGAACAAATTAAAATGATTGAATTGGTAAAGGTTGAAGATCCTGATTCTGATGGCGGAATAACTCTAGTATTTCAAGAGAACAAAACATTAAAGATCAAAATTGTGGATGGAAAATTAGTATCAGAGTTTATCTAA
- a CDS encoding dual specificity protein phosphatase has translation MSKPGNIWRKVHGKITKKPTNFSWLIEDKLAGSGMPTSSDEFDWIIKQGVTSIVTMTENALPDEWVSAIGYLHVPTPDLTAPDMERIDTAVDFIHEKISNDQTVMVHCAAGMGRAGTILACYFVKYQKFSAKDAINKIRTERPGSIQSEVQELAITFYEKHVKNK, from the coding sequence ATGAGTAAACCTGGAAATATTTGGAGAAAGGTTCATGGCAAAATTACAAAAAAACCGACTAATTTTTCGTGGTTAATTGAAGATAAACTTGCAGGTTCAGGAATGCCTACAAGTTCTGATGAATTTGATTGGATAATAAAACAAGGAGTTACTTCTATCGTAACTATGACTGAAAATGCATTACCCGATGAATGGGTAAGTGCTATTGGTTACTTACATGTACCTACACCAGATCTTACTGCTCCTGATATGGAAAGAATAGATACCGCAGTTGATTTTATTCATGAAAAAATTTCCAATGATCAAACAGTAATGGTTCACTGTGCAGCTGGAATGGGAAGAGCAGGAACTATACTAGCATGCTATTTTGTAAAATATCAAAAATTTTCTGCTAAAGATGCAATTAATAAAATTAGAACAGAAAGACCAGGTTCAATTCAATCCGAAGTACAAGAATTAGCTATTACATTTTATGAAAAACATGTAAAAAATAAGTAG
- a CDS encoding radical SAM domain-containing protein, whose translation MNKEAILYEKLPNEKVRCTACARYCEMGKGQVGLCGIRGNENGKLDLFVYGKVIAGHVDPIEKKPVIHYKPGSKVFSIATTGCNWLCKYCQNYDISQRRKVEGVDMTPKQVVQTALDNGADGIAYTYNEPSIFIEFARDCGVIAHQKNLYNIFVSNGYDTPESVKMMGEFLDSITVDFKGNAEPNFTRKFIGIPDPQPVFDTLLEIRDKTKIHVEITDLIVPQVGDNLESAKKLCKFIYDQFGPQMPIHFLRFHPDYKMMEFDSTPVKTLEKHYEIAKKVGLDYAYIGNVPGHPLEHTYCPECKNIVIKRYGFDIEGWNLDDKNKCKFCGNQIPIIGKLSKNYKKNRFHFVR comes from the coding sequence ATGAACAAAGAGGCTATTCTTTATGAAAAACTACCTAATGAAAAAGTTCGTTGTACAGCATGTGCAAGATATTGTGAAATGGGTAAAGGACAAGTGGGGTTATGTGGAATACGTGGTAATGAAAATGGAAAGTTGGATCTATTTGTTTATGGAAAGGTAATTGCAGGTCATGTTGATCCTATAGAAAAAAAGCCAGTTATTCATTATAAACCAGGTTCCAAAGTATTTTCTATCGCTACTACAGGATGTAATTGGCTTTGTAAGTATTGTCAGAATTATGATATTAGTCAAAGAAGAAAAGTCGAGGGGGTAGATATGACTCCAAAACAAGTGGTACAAACAGCATTAGATAATGGTGCTGATGGAATTGCATATACATACAATGAGCCATCCATATTCATCGAGTTTGCAAGAGATTGTGGAGTAATAGCTCATCAAAAAAATCTTTACAACATATTTGTATCAAATGGATATGATACTCCAGAATCAGTAAAAATGATGGGTGAATTTTTAGATTCAATTACTGTTGATTTCAAAGGTAATGCAGAACCAAATTTTACAAGAAAATTTATCGGAATTCCTGATCCACAACCTGTTTTTGATACATTACTAGAAATTCGGGATAAAACAAAGATTCATGTCGAGATAACAGATCTCATCGTTCCACAAGTGGGAGATAATTTAGAATCTGCAAAAAAATTATGTAAATTTATTTATGATCAATTTGGTCCGCAGATGCCAATTCACTTTTTACGTTTTCATCCGGATTATAAAATGATGGAATTTGATTCTACTCCTGTCAAGACACTTGAGAAACATTATGAAATTGCAAAAAAAGTTGGATTGGATTATGCATACATTGGAAATGTGCCAGGACATCCACTAGAACATACGTATTGCCCTGAGTGTAAGAATATTGTAATCAAAAGATATGGTTTTGATATTGAAGGGTGGAATCTAGATGATAAAAACAAATGCAAGTTTTGTGGAAATCAAATTCCAATAATTGGTAAATTATCAAAAAATTATAAAAAAAATAGATTTCATTTTGTTCGTTGA
- a CDS encoding cyclase family protein has protein sequence MKPIDLTLTVSPSTPTFPGSPKTQFILWSTLKDDGYNLELLFLSSHTGTHLDAPYHFVKNGIKVHQISLERLMGNAILIKIKKGKNQAITKNDLITFERKNNNIPKHSSIIFHTEWQNYLNSDFYFIDNPGLSQSAANYLVSKEVNLVGIDSPNIDLGKDKTYSVHKIFAKHNVLIVENLSNLNKIHSKHFDFIILPLKLKDATGSPVRALAIQRTK, from the coding sequence GTGAAACCAATAGATCTAACATTAACGGTATCTCCATCCACTCCTACTTTTCCTGGCTCTCCAAAAACACAATTCATTTTGTGGTCTACACTAAAAGATGATGGATATAATCTAGAATTGTTATTTCTTAGTTCTCATACTGGAACCCATCTTGATGCACCATACCATTTTGTAAAAAATGGCATAAAAGTACATCAAATATCCCTTGAACGCTTAATGGGAAATGCAATATTAATAAAAATCAAAAAAGGTAAAAATCAAGCAATTACAAAAAATGACTTGATTACATTTGAAAGAAAAAACAATAACATTCCAAAACACTCATCAATAATATTCCATACTGAATGGCAAAATTATCTGAATAGCGATTTTTACTTCATTGATAATCCAGGACTATCACAATCCGCCGCTAATTATCTTGTTTCAAAAGAGGTCAATCTAGTTGGAATTGATTCACCTAATATAGATCTGGGAAAAGATAAAACTTACAGTGTTCACAAAATATTTGCAAAACACAATGTCTTAATTGTTGAAAATTTATCAAATCTAAATAAAATTCATTCAAAACATTTTGATTTTATCATTTTACCATTAAAACTTAAAGATGCAACTGGCTCCCCTGTAAGAGCATTAGCTATTCAACGAACAAAATGA
- a CDS encoding AsnC family transcription regulator has protein sequence MKICNVPTAYVLLNSDLGSDESIIADIKRILANEEMSYEVQGVYGVYDIVLKLSSNDAEKLRSIITNKIRKIGKIQSTLTMMVIEEQENL, from the coding sequence ATGAAAATCTGCAATGTGCCTACTGCTTATGTCCTATTGAATTCTGATTTAGGATCTGATGAATCGATAATAGCTGATATCAAACGTATTCTTGCAAATGAGGAAATGAGTTATGAGGTACAAGGTGTCTATGGAGTTTATGACATAGTCTTGAAATTGTCATCTAATGACGCTGAAAAATTAAGATCAATAATCACCAATAAAATTAGAAAAATAGGAAAAATCCAATCAACTCTAACAATGATGGTAATAGAAGAACAAGAAAATCTATAG
- a CDS encoding aminotransferase class V translates to MNLTSKDISEDFPSSGKIYLNNASVSIMPLQSIEAMKDFLISYNKMGPDSIDSKPFIDEKLRNTRKIISKIINCQPEEVILTQSTTDGINLVANGLTFEKNSNIIIRGFSHEHHANFYPWLRLKNKTKIKNLSIDKNGFFNFDEFKTLLDKNTKLVAISHALYNTGSILPVEKIGSLLENNSLFFIDTAQTIGCIGNFDVAKTKCDFMSFNGSKWLCGPMGTGLFYCNKKSQGLLEPLTIGGESAMLYDDTNLAFKDIPNKFQTGFRNYVGIVGLESSVNYLLKFGMENIRAKNLLLSNLLREELSKIKNIILYGPENAQERTSIVSFNLEGYDPQLIVEKLEKQNIVLAVREILEQKIIRASPHFFNTESEILKVIDAIKNL, encoded by the coding sequence ATGAATTTGACTTCAAAAGATATCTCAGAAGATTTTCCTAGTTCGGGTAAAATATATCTAAACAATGCCTCTGTTTCAATAATGCCTTTACAAAGCATTGAAGCGATGAAAGATTTTTTAATCTCTTATAATAAAATGGGACCAGATTCTATAGATTCAAAACCGTTTATAGATGAAAAATTACGAAACACTAGAAAAATCATATCAAAAATTATCAATTGTCAACCTGAAGAAGTGATTTTAACACAGAGTACTACAGATGGAATAAACCTAGTAGCAAATGGTCTTACATTTGAAAAAAATTCTAATATTATAATTCGTGGATTCTCACATGAGCATCATGCAAATTTTTATCCTTGGCTTAGATTAAAAAATAAAACTAAAATCAAAAATTTATCTATAGATAAAAATGGATTTTTTAATTTTGATGAATTTAAAACACTTCTTGATAAAAATACCAAATTAGTTGCAATTAGTCATGCATTGTATAATACTGGTTCTATTTTACCTGTTGAAAAAATTGGAAGCTTACTTGAGAATAACTCTTTGTTCTTTATTGATACTGCACAAACAATTGGTTGTATAGGTAATTTTGATGTAGCAAAAACAAAATGTGATTTTATGTCATTTAATGGGTCAAAATGGCTATGTGGGCCTATGGGAACAGGATTATTTTATTGCAATAAAAAATCACAGGGGTTACTAGAACCTTTAACCATTGGTGGAGAATCAGCAATGCTTTATGATGATACAAATTTAGCTTTCAAAGATATTCCTAATAAATTTCAAACTGGATTTCGTAATTATGTGGGAATTGTAGGTTTAGAATCATCTGTAAATTATCTTCTTAAATTTGGCATGGAAAACATACGTGCAAAAAACCTCCTCCTCTCAAATCTTTTGCGAGAAGAATTATCTAAAATTAAAAATATTATTCTTTATGGACCTGAAAATGCTCAAGAAAGAACAAGTATAGTATCTTTTAATCTAGAAGGTTATGATCCACAGCTAATCGTTGAAAAATTAGAGAAACAAAATATTGTATTGGCCGTTCGAGAAATTTTAGAGCAGAAAATTATACGTGCATCTCCACATTTTTTCAATACTGAATCAGAAATTCTTAAGGTTATTGATGCAATAAAAAATCTATAG
- a CDS encoding hypothetical protein (hypothetical protein Nmar_1764) — translation MDKNHELILYNELVSIKNEFLNKSPNIILCSEPFLKTAFVNELINSYKFPVIFLDFDLHYSGYVVSEMIKKNSNVEIYRPNKTDWKQIILEIAKKISTEKTLIVIDSLNGFYGMFDEKESGRFINASSMLLSSIGRDSNSLVIITAIVRKNDSNEWILSPGGRHIIDSKKSGMYNLSKIGNDMIFSSLNQIGSTEKKFKIDTLLFE, via the coding sequence TTGGATAAAAATCATGAACTAATTTTATATAATGAATTAGTATCTATAAAAAATGAATTTTTAAACAAAAGTCCAAACATAATTTTATGCTCAGAACCTTTTCTTAAAACAGCATTTGTAAATGAATTAATTAATTCATATAAGTTTCCAGTTATTTTTTTAGATTTTGATTTACACTATAGTGGTTATGTTGTTTCAGAAATGATTAAAAAAAATTCCAATGTAGAGATTTATCGTCCAAATAAGACAGATTGGAAACAAATCATATTAGAAATTGCAAAAAAAATATCAACTGAAAAAACTTTGATCGTAATTGATTCACTAAATGGATTTTATGGTATGTTTGATGAGAAGGAGTCTGGCAGATTCATTAATGCATCATCAATGTTACTTTCATCTATTGGAAGAGATAGTAATTCTTTGGTGATAATTACTGCCATAGTAAGAAAAAACGATAGTAATGAATGGATATTATCTCCAGGGGGCAGGCATATTATTGATTCAAAAAAATCTGGAATGTATAATCTTAGTAAAATTGGTAATGATATGATCTTTAGTTCATTAAATCAAATTGGAAGTACTGAAAAAAAATTTAAGATAGATACTCTGCTTTTTGAATAG
- a CDS encoding 4Fe-4S ferredoxin iron-sulfur binding domain-containing protein gives MPVGIIPDISEQMCIGCALCVEICTTLGPDVLRVKPVEGWKRGKAFVFYPERCISDGACIGVCPTKAIFWMRPMDFTVGQPVPLYKNSVFVKGWTELID, from the coding sequence ATGCCAGTAGGAATTATTCCAGACATCAGCGAACAAATGTGTATCGGATGTGCACTATGTGTAGAAATCTGTACAACATTGGGACCAGATGTACTTAGAGTAAAACCAGTCGAAGGCTGGAAGAGAGGTAAAGCATTTGTATTTTATCCAGAAAGATGTATTTCTGATGGTGCATGTATCGGTGTATGCCCAACAAAAGCAATCTTTTGGATGAGACCAATGGACTTTACCGTAGGACAACCAGTTCCACTCTACAAGAACTCAGTCTTCGTAAAAGGTTGGACCGAATTAATCGATTAG
- a CDS encoding blue (type1) copper domain-containing protein: MYYQILIITAVILGSFSSIYAEDYTIHIPFGAYNPELNTPAEVWYDPPVLSVDIGDTVTWINDDKEGHTVTSGESSGRFGWMNKDFGTPDGLFDSDRFMPNESWSYTFDKSGLFSYYCSIHPWMEGRIVVKESLLDYPHDAFGNKIEKFPVIQDTPDKMIEVDLTWEPSIIKTHEEVKFIYQFYNAATNTNLAKMKYDFILIQNGNEIYRDTGLTQIGGDYRNFAFDNSGPIIIKFEGITNTAGTVDEKSVSGITTKAARTTEFSTVVYDNPDKISHEQIHVKPAQRLEFYYELLTVIILAPAVVFILAIYWMKKKPKSSEPKYGSVKI, from the coding sequence ATGTATTATCAAATACTCATAATTACTGCAGTAATTTTAGGCTCATTTTCCTCAATATATGCAGAAGATTACACAATTCATATCCCATTTGGAGCTTATAATCCAGAATTAAATACACCTGCTGAGGTATGGTATGATCCACCAGTATTATCAGTTGACATTGGAGATACTGTTACATGGATAAATGATGACAAAGAAGGACACACTGTAACCAGTGGAGAAAGTTCTGGAAGATTTGGTTGGATGAATAAGGATTTTGGAACACCTGATGGTTTGTTTGATAGTGATAGATTCATGCCAAATGAATCATGGTCTTACACATTTGACAAATCGGGTTTATTTTCATATTATTGTTCTATTCATCCTTGGATGGAAGGAAGAATAGTAGTTAAAGAATCATTATTAGATTACCCTCATGATGCATTTGGAAATAAAATAGAAAAATTTCCAGTAATTCAAGATACTCCAGATAAAATGATCGAAGTTGATCTCACATGGGAACCATCTATTATTAAAACACATGAAGAGGTAAAATTTATCTATCAATTTTATAATGCAGCAACAAACACCAATCTTGCTAAGATGAAATATGATTTCATCTTGATTCAAAATGGTAATGAGATTTATCGTGATACTGGATTAACACAAATAGGTGGAGATTATCGAAATTTTGCATTTGATAATTCTGGTCCAATTATAATAAAATTTGAAGGAATTACAAATACTGCAGGAACTGTTGATGAAAAATCTGTAAGTGGTATCACTACAAAGGCTGCAAGGACTACAGAATTCTCTACTGTAGTTTATGATAATCCTGATAAAATATCTCATGAACAAATACATGTCAAACCTGCACAACGTTTAGAATTCTATTACGAATTGCTTACTGTCATAATATTAGCTCCCGCAGTAGTTTTTATTTTAGCAATTTATTGGATGAAGAAAAAACCAAAAAGTTCTGAACCAAAATATGGTAGTGTTAAAATTTAA
- a CDS encoding Nitrogen regulatory protein PII has protein sequence MKRIEVIVQSEVSKQVVRAIRNTGVGGVTLIQSLGQGAGERPEIGGHQIEFNSTDVIVTVVQDSMVNSVVSAIMKVAHTGEKGDGKIFVSNIEESYDISTKEKSTELI, from the coding sequence ATGAAACGAATCGAAGTGATTGTACAAAGTGAAGTTTCTAAACAGGTTGTAAGAGCAATAAGAAATACAGGCGTTGGTGGAGTTACATTGATCCAATCTTTAGGACAGGGTGCAGGTGAACGACCTGAAATTGGAGGGCATCAGATTGAATTTAATTCAACAGATGTGATTGTAACTGTAGTTCAGGATTCGATGGTAAATTCTGTGGTGTCCGCAATAATGAAAGTTGCTCATACAGGAGAGAAGGGAGATGGAAAAATTTTTGTTTCGAACATTGAAGAATCTTATGATATAAGTACAAAAGAAAAGTCAACTGAATTAATTTGA
- a CDS encoding adenylate/guanylate cyclase with integral membrane sensor, producing the protein MMVSVVTILITAYLSFNYAEQILTDNASNQLLGESSTRGNAVKLLFESRIEQNKILTNDPMIKILVTELDNTPEHEFDKIRDSKRRDFLTQVQAFQTLVGFSIGFEDVKIIGSTGKVFFSLGKLTDNSFLQDPLFQKGLQKSIIDFEPSPTGKKMIIVSPIFAVDSKKNDEPIGVIISRMRTESLDNILTDRSGLGDTGEVYIVNERFLMLSESRFINNAIFKQKVDTVPVQKCFREGKDFTGIYKDYREVDIHGSSYCAKDLGFVLLAEIDEAETIQPILILQDRIFQTGLMITAAMIVVAFIISKTISRPLIKLKNAANQVSNGDFKVRTNITTKDEIGELSQAFDLMTEKLQKSLIEIKEKEDVIKQQEDILLQFSDYSEKYCVCMVDIMNSTKITYQLSESQTSEFYKIFLNSIAEIVRSFGGIVVKNIGDALLFYFPVINLEEELTLKKCLDCCLTLCESHDDIVKKLEEQKLPIFDYRISSTFGIVRIAKTSISSVNDIFGNTVNRCAKINRLAPANRLILGEEFYDAAKNFDNYTFKKIADSTVPGSDYSGYLVTRKNTV; encoded by the coding sequence ATGATGGTATCTGTAGTCACAATTTTGATTACAGCATATCTTAGTTTTAATTATGCAGAACAAATTCTAACCGACAATGCTAGCAACCAACTACTTGGCGAATCATCAACACGTGGAAATGCTGTTAAACTTCTTTTTGAATCTAGAATAGAGCAAAATAAAATTCTAACAAATGATCCAATGATAAAAATTCTTGTTACTGAATTAGATAATACACCTGAACATGAATTTGATAAAATAAGAGATAGTAAACGTAGGGATTTCCTTACTCAAGTTCAAGCATTTCAAACCTTGGTTGGATTTTCAATAGGATTTGAAGATGTTAAAATTATCGGAAGTACTGGAAAAGTTTTCTTTTCACTTGGAAAGTTAACTGATAATAGTTTTCTTCAAGATCCACTATTTCAAAAAGGATTACAGAAATCAATAATTGATTTTGAACCATCACCCACTGGTAAAAAAATGATTATAGTTTCTCCAATTTTTGCTGTAGACAGCAAGAAAAATGATGAACCTATAGGAGTGATTATTTCTAGAATGAGAACTGAATCATTAGATAATATTTTGACGGATAGAAGTGGATTAGGAGATACTGGTGAAGTCTATATTGTCAATGAAAGATTTTTGATGCTTTCAGAATCTCGATTCATAAACAATGCAATCTTTAAACAAAAAGTTGACACTGTTCCTGTACAAAAATGTTTTAGAGAAGGAAAAGATTTTACAGGAATTTACAAAGATTATAGAGAAGTTGACATTCATGGTTCTTCATACTGTGCTAAAGATTTAGGATTTGTTTTACTTGCAGAAATTGATGAAGCAGAAACAATTCAACCAATCTTAATACTTCAAGATAGAATTTTTCAAACAGGTCTTATGATTACTGCTGCAATGATTGTTGTTGCTTTTATAATTTCAAAAACTATCTCACGTCCTCTGATAAAATTAAAAAATGCTGCAAATCAAGTTTCAAATGGAGATTTTAAAGTTAGAACTAATATTACAACAAAGGATGAAATTGGTGAATTATCACAAGCGTTTGATTTAATGACTGAAAAACTACAAAAATCATTAATTGAAATCAAAGAAAAAGAAGATGTCATAAAACAACAAGAAGATATTTTGTTACAATTTTCAGATTATAGCGAAAAATACTGTGTGTGCATGGTAGATATTATGAATTCTACAAAAATTACTTACCAATTATCAGAATCACAAACCAGTGAATTTTATAAAATTTTTCTAAATTCTATTGCTGAAATTGTAAGAAGTTTTGGAGGAATAGTAGTAAAAAATATTGGAGATGCATTGTTATTCTATTTTCCTGTTATCAATTTAGAAGAGGAGTTAACATTAAAAAAATGTCTTGATTGTTGCTTAACACTATGCGAATCTCATGATGATATTGTCAAAAAACTTGAAGAACAAAAATTACCTATCTTTGATTATAGAATTAGTTCTACTTTTGGAATTGTTAGAATAGCAAAAACTTCAATATCATCAGTTAATGATATTTTTGGAAATACAGTAAATCGTTGTGCCAAGATTAACAGACTTGCACCTGCAAATAGACTGATTTTAGGTGAAGAATTTTATGATGCTGCAAAGAATTTTGATAATTATACATTTAAAAAAATTGCTGATTCTACAGTTCCAGGCTCCGATTATTCTGGATATCTTGTCACCAGAAAGAATACCGTATAA
- a CDS encoding heat shock protein DnaJ domain-containing protein, with the protein MVETNYDILGITEGSTEIEIRNAFRRLALQYHSDRGGENEQFIKIKQAYEDLKIGKKYPETDLEKIKNSRVYSGDSEEDIRRKNQILGQELFKEMKLAEEWAANLNKTNSTGTKLFGSKTLGEIELERKANGTLSIKGNFMAGNLTYDGSILMQGNITSPSWTEEFRTNIHLTKGDFKFVNPLENKYKIENGSRIIVDNGDVIIGNVFGRKYKIPDQVKVGIYKIQEQRTYISAPKGKIIAENIVNTVSLDADSIIVLNLEDDIQINAREILLYGNKITYNVVIKLKKNGLIRFFESFSIQGLSNDAIIQLDNGKEIRLFDIKTKKIRDLSDEFVINKNEYQKDATMVGDGFTITYEMLDNLSKKSTKNPNSKRGSRFGFFRN; encoded by the coding sequence ATGGTAGAAACTAATTATGACATTTTAGGAATCACTGAAGGTTCAACTGAAATCGAAATTCGTAATGCGTTTAGACGACTAGCACTTCAATATCATTCTGATAGGGGAGGAGAAAACGAACAATTCATAAAAATTAAACAAGCATATGAAGATCTCAAAATTGGTAAAAAATATCCTGAAACAGATTTAGAAAAAATTAAAAATTCTAGAGTTTATTCTGGAGATTCGGAGGAAGACATTAGAAGAAAAAATCAAATTTTAGGCCAAGAGCTTTTCAAAGAAATGAAATTAGCTGAAGAATGGGCAGCTAATTTGAATAAAACTAATTCAACTGGAACCAAATTATTTGGTTCAAAAACTCTGGGAGAAATAGAACTAGAAAGAAAAGCTAACGGTACACTCTCAATTAAAGGAAATTTTATGGCAGGTAATCTAACTTATGATGGTTCTATTCTAATGCAAGGAAATATTACGAGTCCGTCATGGACTGAAGAATTTAGAACAAATATTCATCTTACAAAAGGTGATTTCAAATTTGTTAATCCACTTGAAAATAAATATAAAATTGAAAATGGTTCGAGAATAATTGTTGATAATGGTGATGTAATAATTGGTAATGTTTTTGGCAGAAAATATAAAATTCCAGATCAAGTAAAAGTTGGAATTTATAAAATTCAAGAACAACGAACCTATATCTCTGCTCCAAAAGGAAAAATTATAGCTGAAAATATTGTTAATACAGTTTCTCTAGATGCTGATTCTATTATTGTACTTAATCTAGAAGATGATATTCAAATTAATGCTAGAGAAATTTTATTGTATGGAAATAAAATTACCTATAATGTAGTCATTAAATTGAAAAAAAACGGATTAATTAGATTTTTTGAAAGCTTTTCTATACAAGGCCTTAGTAACGATGCAATTATTCAACTTGATAATGGTAAAGAAATTCGATTATTTGATATAAAAACTAAAAAAATTAGAGATTTATCAGACGAATTTGTCATTAACAAGAATGAATATCAAAAAGATGCTACTATGGTAGGTGATGGATTTACAATTACATATGAAATGTTAGATAATTTATCAAAAAAATCCACAAAAAATCCAAATTCTAAACGTGGCTCTAGATTTGGATTCTTTAGAAATTAA